A portion of the Sphaerochaeta pleomorpha str. Grapes genome contains these proteins:
- a CDS encoding carbohydrate ABC transporter permease encodes MNYIADDRKDPAYTMLLVVLKILEILFVLFIFVVALGPLLWVFLSSFKSNTQILSNALSLPESLSFKNYSMAFKLAPITKFYGNSVIVAVCATLLNVVAVSMSSYVLARFKFRMRNFLKILFGLALLIPAAAIMQPLYLNMKALGFYDTLTGLIICYAAFSIPVSMYVMMSYYLTIPRELEEAAVIDGAGFNTTFWKIIFPLANPAMATCGVLAFIGAWNEFQIAMILTSRTSKRTLPIALLYFKSQFASDYGAMFAATMVVVIPSIVVFILLQKQVVSGLVAGAVKG; translated from the coding sequence ATGAACTATATAGCCGATGACAGAAAAGATCCTGCCTACACAATGCTGCTTGTAGTGCTCAAGATCCTTGAAATACTCTTTGTTCTTTTCATCTTCGTGGTAGCTTTGGGGCCGCTTCTCTGGGTGTTTCTGTCTTCTTTCAAGTCAAATACCCAAATTCTTTCAAATGCGCTGTCATTGCCTGAGAGTCTCTCGTTTAAAAACTATAGCATGGCATTCAAGCTGGCTCCCATCACAAAGTTCTATGGAAACAGTGTGATTGTTGCAGTCTGTGCGACATTGCTCAATGTCGTTGCAGTATCTATGAGCTCGTATGTCCTTGCACGGTTCAAGTTCAGGATGAGAAACTTCTTGAAAATCCTTTTCGGTCTGGCGTTGCTCATCCCTGCTGCAGCCATAATGCAGCCGCTTTATCTTAATATGAAGGCATTAGGATTCTATGATACGCTTACCGGGCTTATCATCTGTTATGCTGCATTCAGTATACCTGTTTCCATGTATGTCATGATGAGTTACTACCTTACGATACCCCGCGAACTTGAGGAGGCTGCGGTCATCGATGGGGCAGGTTTCAACACAACCTTCTGGAAGATAATCTTTCCGCTTGCCAATCCTGCGATGGCCACCTGTGGAGTGCTTGCATTCATTGGTGCCTGGAATGAGTTCCAGATTGCAATGATTCTTACATCCAGAACAAGTAAAAGAACGCTTCCGATTGCTCTTTTGTATTTCAAGAGCCAGTTTGCAAGTGACTACGGCGCAATGTTTGCAGCCACGATGGTTGTCGTAATTCCATCGATAGTCGTATTTATCCTACTTCAGAAGCAAGTTGTCTCCGGCCTCGTAGCTGGAGCAGTAAAGGGCTGA
- a CDS encoding BspA family leucine-rich repeat surface protein: MRKKIIKTVMALMTMCVLVLTGGCYLGGYDQGMGASSITRAELNQMIENGDDVTGVNTSQITDMSYLFYCKSKFNQDISGWDVHNVTNMSGMFFHASAFNQDLSDWDVGNVAYMSEMFNGAVSFNQDISSWDVGNVTTMSDMFWNASAFSQELTGWDVHNVTNMSGMFFHASAFNQDISDWNVGNVTDMSYMFYSAVAFDQDISGWDVGNVTDMTAMFNGAAAFNQETSGWDVGNVTNMTVMFENASAFNQDISGWDVSNVTNMSGMFENAVAFNHDISLWDVGNVTDMTGMFYDASTFCKNLSGWNVSNVTKHSNFTGGGCPLSSDLLPVWIY, encoded by the coding sequence ATGAGGAAGAAGATAATCAAGACAGTCATGGCCTTAATGACCATGTGTGTGTTGGTACTTACAGGTGGGTGTTACTTGGGTGGATACGATCAGGGCATGGGGGCTTCGTCGATCACCCGGGCTGAACTGAATCAGATGATTGAGAACGGTGACGATGTGACGGGCGTGAACACTTCCCAGATTACGGACATGTCCTATCTGTTCTACTGCAAATCCAAGTTCAATCAAGATATCTCCGGCTGGGATGTGCACAACGTAACGAACATGTCCGGTATGTTCTTTCATGCATCGGCCTTCAATCAGGATCTCTCAGATTGGGATGTGGGCAACGTCGCGTACATGTCCGAGATGTTCAATGGTGCAGTATCCTTCAATCAGGATATCTCAAGTTGGGACGTGGGCAACGTCACGACCATGTCCGATATGTTCTGGAATGCATCGGCCTTCAGTCAAGAGCTTACAGGCTGGGATGTGCACAACGTAACGAACATGTCCGGTATGTTCTTTCATGCATCGGCCTTCAATCAGGATATCTCAGATTGGAACGTGGGCAACGTCACGGACATGTCCTATATGTTCTATAGTGCAGTAGCCTTCGATCAGGATATCTCAGGCTGGGACGTAGGCAACGTCACGGACATGACAGCTATGTTCAACGGTGCAGCAGCCTTCAATCAGGAGACCTCAGGTTGGGATGTAGGCAACGTTACGAATATGACTGTTATGTTCGAGAATGCATCTGCTTTCAACCAAGATATCTCAGGTTGGGACGTGAGCAACGTCACGAACATGTCCGGCATGTTTGAAAATGCAGTAGCCTTCAACCATGATATCTCTCTCTGGGATGTGGGTAATGTAACGGACATGACCGGTATGTTCTACGATGCATCAACCTTCTGCAAGAACCTCTCGGGGTGGAATGTCAGTAATGTCACCAAACATAGTAACTTCACAGGTGGAGGATGTCCACTCAGTTCAGATTTACTTCCTGTCTGGATCTATTGA
- a CDS encoding sensor histidine kinase, translated as MPIRLKVTLTSVLIATVVAVVASITFFYAIKNITQKTFTTNLEALQTEIEQILVSDMVSIDNTARHIIQSASVFNYLSNGSLPSEYDEYELFSLKSAMGKDISRQLFFNPAFESGLIQIVRLFLEKDIIITQTKKATEQNLNVSSDISTYQYLQESGNTGRQVFVNEGRLSFAYPISSLSGVRKPTALIIGCNVDQFKHRYDALVESFSSAVYAVYDQNGLMLFSYGDLGSISQNYKVKTNKLSNGFISTIAVSNKELTGKVSDITFKYLLFFLALMPIPLLAAFFMTRRMRFFAENFIKHIKRVGEGDFAVTLPVYGDDELDEIGKAFNTMTGKINSLVEEVYKKQFLIQQMKIQLLQNQMNPHFLFNVLFSMSTRAKMNRDETLYQMTVLLSKFLRTNIASNDSMMVPIKSEMDYVDTYLNIQAMRFGDRLAYEWQIPRELMDCYCPRLSIQPLVENSVMHGIEPLTRTGHIVISVSDEKDFIIVTVEDDGVGFDMSLSEDRKDGRGNHIALDNLRQRLRLLYGDECTLRMESAVGMGCTASFRIPKQREEQKDVIPNIIG; from the coding sequence ATGCCAATAAGACTAAAAGTCACCTTGACCTCAGTGCTCATCGCCACCGTAGTCGCAGTTGTAGCTTCTATTACCTTCTTCTATGCAATAAAGAATATAACACAAAAGACCTTTACGACGAATCTTGAAGCTCTGCAGACCGAGATTGAACAGATTTTGGTCTCTGATATGGTGTCTATAGACAATACCGCGAGGCATATAATCCAGAGTGCGAGTGTATTTAACTATCTTTCTAACGGTTCTCTACCGTCAGAGTATGACGAGTATGAGCTCTTCTCACTCAAAAGTGCCATGGGAAAGGATATATCGCGTCAGCTTTTCTTTAACCCTGCGTTTGAAAGTGGTCTTATACAGATTGTCAGGCTGTTCTTGGAAAAAGACATAATAATCACCCAGACAAAGAAAGCGACTGAGCAGAATCTGAATGTTTCAAGCGATATCAGCACTTATCAGTATCTACAAGAATCCGGGAATACCGGCAGGCAGGTCTTTGTGAACGAAGGGAGACTTTCCTTTGCCTATCCAATATCCAGTCTTTCAGGTGTTCGCAAGCCCACGGCATTGATAATAGGATGCAATGTGGATCAGTTCAAACACCGATATGACGCCCTGGTCGAAAGTTTTTCTTCTGCCGTATATGCAGTCTATGACCAGAACGGTCTCATGCTGTTCTCCTACGGTGACTTGGGAAGCATCTCCCAGAACTATAAGGTTAAGACAAACAAGCTTTCAAACGGGTTCATTTCAACTATTGCTGTCAGCAATAAGGAACTCACCGGAAAAGTCTCGGATATTACCTTCAAGTATCTCTTATTCTTCTTGGCTTTGATGCCTATACCTCTGCTTGCGGCTTTCTTTATGACAAGGCGGATGCGTTTCTTTGCAGAAAATTTTATCAAGCACATCAAAAGGGTAGGAGAGGGGGATTTCGCTGTTACTCTTCCCGTGTATGGGGATGATGAACTAGATGAAATCGGTAAGGCTTTCAACACCATGACCGGCAAGATTAACAGTCTGGTAGAAGAAGTCTACAAGAAACAATTTCTCATCCAGCAGATGAAAATCCAGCTTCTTCAGAATCAAATGAATCCTCATTTTCTGTTCAACGTGCTTTTCTCCATGAGTACCAGAGCGAAAATGAACAGGGATGAGACGCTATATCAGATGACTGTACTCTTGTCGAAATTTCTAAGGACAAATATTGCATCCAATGATTCCATGATGGTTCCGATCAAAAGTGAGATGGATTATGTGGATACCTATTTGAATATCCAGGCCATGCGCTTCGGGGATAGGCTTGCCTATGAATGGCAGATTCCACGCGAACTCATGGATTGCTATTGCCCAAGGCTTTCCATTCAGCCGCTTGTCGAAAATTCTGTCATGCATGGAATCGAACCGCTGACTAGGACTGGACACATCGTGATATCTGTTTCTGATGAAAAGGATTTCATCATTGTCACTGTTGAGGATGATGGGGTGGGGTTTGATATGTCGCTATCTGAAGATAGAAAAGATGGCAGGGGAAATCATATCGCACTGGATAATCTGCGTCAGAGGTTGAGGCTTCTCTATGGGGATGAGTGCACCCTCAGAATGGAAAGTGCGGTGGGTATGGGATGTACTGCAAGTTTTAGGATTCCCAAACAGAGGGAGGAGCAAAAAGATGTCATACCGAATATTATTGGCTGA
- a CDS encoding sugar ABC transporter ATP-binding protein: MESEIVNTYFLEMININKTFPGARVLKDVNLKIRSGEVRALIGENGAGKSTLIKILGGIYSKDEGGEIRINGNVVEINNVHDAKNYGISIIHQEICLADNMTVADNLFMGDEISGKIACFLDDNEMIRQAQEILDELGLDIDARSKVGKLSLAKQQLVEICRAIHTDKKLVVMDEPTSSLTKTEIDQLFLQLEKMKKANIAIIYISHRMEEIFKVSDSITVLRDGNLVHTDVAENLDQDKIIAMMVGRELTEIYNPITNQARDEECLVVKNFKNKKLKDVSFSLRKGEILGFSGLVGAGRTELARAIFGIDKVDSGDIFLNGEKIQITNVWQAIGYGLAYVPESRRTEGLFLMHSIKFNATISILEKFINFIGLSKKKENMIVDDYINTLAIKMTSSDQQVKFLSGGNQQKVVITKWLATKPSILILDEPTRGIDIGAKVEIYQLINRLAQEGVSIILISSEIEEVINLCNRIIVMYEGRISGQLYNEDSHRISQEQVMRYASGGNNNAHK; encoded by the coding sequence ATGGAAAGTGAAATAGTAAATACATATTTTCTGGAAATGATAAATATCAACAAAACATTTCCTGGTGCAAGGGTTCTTAAAGACGTCAATCTGAAAATAAGAAGTGGTGAAGTCAGGGCGTTGATTGGCGAGAATGGAGCCGGGAAATCAACTTTAATAAAAATTCTTGGTGGAATCTATTCTAAAGACGAAGGCGGAGAAATTAGAATAAATGGAAACGTCGTAGAAATTAACAATGTTCATGATGCAAAGAATTATGGAATAAGCATTATTCACCAGGAAATTTGTTTAGCTGATAATATGACAGTTGCAGATAATTTATTCATGGGAGATGAAATATCTGGGAAAATTGCATGCTTTCTTGATGATAATGAAATGATCAGGCAAGCTCAAGAAATACTGGATGAGTTAGGCCTTGATATCGATGCTCGATCAAAGGTTGGCAAACTTAGTCTAGCAAAGCAACAGCTTGTTGAAATATGTCGTGCAATACATACTGATAAGAAGCTTGTTGTTATGGATGAGCCGACATCATCTCTGACCAAAACAGAAATTGATCAGCTTTTTTTACAGTTAGAGAAAATGAAAAAAGCGAATATTGCAATTATTTATATCTCACACAGGATGGAAGAAATTTTCAAAGTTTCTGATTCGATTACTGTTTTAAGAGATGGTAACCTGGTACATACAGATGTTGCTGAGAATCTTGATCAGGATAAAATAATTGCAATGATGGTAGGGCGAGAGCTTACCGAAATATATAATCCAATAACAAACCAGGCTCGGGATGAAGAGTGTCTTGTTGTAAAGAACTTTAAAAATAAAAAGCTTAAGGACGTAAGTTTTTCTTTGAGAAAAGGAGAAATACTAGGTTTTTCCGGTCTTGTTGGTGCAGGACGTACAGAGTTGGCGCGTGCAATATTTGGTATAGATAAAGTTGATTCGGGTGATATTTTTCTGAATGGTGAAAAAATTCAGATTACCAACGTATGGCAGGCAATTGGCTATGGCTTGGCTTATGTCCCGGAAAGTCGCAGAACAGAAGGATTGTTTCTGATGCATTCCATTAAATTTAATGCGACTATTTCAATTTTAGAAAAGTTTATCAATTTCATAGGGCTAAGTAAGAAGAAAGAAAACATGATTGTTGATGACTATATAAACACATTGGCAATTAAAATGACATCAAGCGATCAACAAGTGAAATTTCTATCAGGTGGGAATCAGCAGAAGGTTGTCATCACTAAATGGTTGGCTACCAAACCCAGCATCCTGATACTTGATGAGCCAACACGTGGGATAGATATAGGGGCAAAGGTTGAAATATATCAATTGATAAATAGGCTTGCCCAGGAGGGTGTATCCATAATCCTCATTTCTTCTGAAATAGAGGAAGTTATCAATTTGTGTAATCGAATAATAGTAATGTATGAAGGTAGAATTTCAGGTCAATTATATAACGAAGATTCACATAGAATTTCCCAAGAACAAGTGATGAGGTATGCATCTGGAGGTAATAACAATGCGCATAAATAG
- a CDS encoding carbohydrate ABC transporter permease: MKRNVNFALYILPTLILFLIVYAVPLVVLFGTSFGDWRTGGSISFAGIKNYVQLILHDETFQEGFKNNVLWILLQGTVNVAIGTVFALILARRPFFWKFARTVYMLPSIISSAAMGMLFVCVFNPQFGMVNSIIRLFNPSFSHNWFMAYDTAFATVTFTWLPYAGMVMLLILTEVSSMDHSIIEAAIVDGADQLQMDLRIILPNLKNIIGTCVILETTQMLKKLDIIMLTTRGGPGSTTMNLPMFIYKTSMVENNFGLANAAGVLLTLLGCLTVLIINNLFRIGEEK, translated from the coding sequence GTGAAGAGAAATGTCAATTTTGCACTGTATATTCTGCCGACCTTGATTCTGTTTCTCATCGTCTATGCTGTTCCCCTTGTTGTGCTTTTTGGGACTTCGTTCGGCGATTGGAGGACAGGTGGATCGATCAGCTTTGCAGGAATAAAGAATTATGTACAGTTGATACTGCACGATGAGACCTTTCAGGAAGGGTTCAAGAACAACGTGTTGTGGATTCTTTTGCAAGGGACGGTCAATGTGGCAATCGGTACGGTATTTGCCCTTATCCTTGCCCGTCGTCCCTTCTTCTGGAAGTTTGCAAGAACTGTCTATATGCTTCCGTCCATTATTTCAAGCGCTGCAATGGGAATGCTTTTTGTATGCGTTTTCAATCCACAGTTCGGTATGGTCAATAGCATAATTAGACTTTTCAATCCAAGCTTCAGCCACAACTGGTTCATGGCATACGACACTGCCTTTGCTACGGTAACCTTCACCTGGTTGCCGTATGCAGGCATGGTCATGCTGCTTATACTCACTGAGGTTTCATCAATGGATCACTCCATAATTGAGGCGGCAATAGTTGATGGTGCTGACCAGCTACAAATGGATCTTAGGATAATACTTCCTAATCTTAAGAACATAATTGGAACTTGTGTGATCCTTGAGACAACCCAGATGCTCAAGAAACTTGATATTATCATGCTTACCACCAGAGGAGGTCCTGGGTCAACAACCATGAACCTGCCTATGTTCATATACAAGACATCCATGGTTGAGAACAATTTTGGTCTGGCCAACGCAGCGGGTGTACTGTTGACGTTACTGGGATGCCTTACTGTGTTGATCATTAACAATCTGTTCAGGATCGGGGAGGAGAAATGA
- a CDS encoding ABC transporter substrate-binding protein encodes MKKFLTILAIFALAMCTVFAQGSRDSASAVDDGTIVINYPTYRVGTNVTAGYTKVLIDSFNEHFEGKYKVVIEELPSDVAYQEKMAILATTNDLPDIVEGKGPVIDLAIRNGQAVDLTPFFEKDPGFRAEVGMPAIESNTINGKIYGVPPENQAFGYFYNKEMFKKAGIKPAETWGEWMDNLEKLKRAGYIPLTFFTGENSWTTQNVLVSIVGTQNAESNAMMNSQVKIVEWDTPEMVYGLSLIQKMFQNYCSEDAVGGVYANVANYFLQEKAAIMPNGSWMIPDFSNPDKATQAFFDKVGVSMFPNSGMIANYDYGYMICTKDPKKLEACWEFIKWFNNAEAQRIKLEVGGSFPIGPKVEITDDFKAKNPLLADLVALMGQVKYTYKTMNKLAYPNLVYDGFQTIYPELIYNKITPQEMVLKMTEISKKN; translated from the coding sequence ATGAAAAAATTTTTGACGATTCTAGCTATCTTCGCTCTAGCCATGTGTACGGTATTTGCACAAGGAAGTCGTGATTCTGCCAGTGCAGTTGATGACGGTACAATTGTAATCAACTATCCGACCTACAGGGTAGGGACAAACGTGACTGCCGGCTATACGAAGGTTCTTATCGACAGTTTCAATGAGCATTTCGAAGGCAAGTACAAGGTTGTCATTGAGGAATTGCCAAGTGACGTTGCCTATCAGGAAAAGATGGCAATTCTTGCAACAACCAATGATCTTCCGGATATTGTCGAAGGAAAAGGACCAGTCATTGACTTAGCAATCAGGAATGGCCAGGCAGTGGACCTCACCCCATTCTTCGAGAAAGACCCTGGATTCCGTGCAGAAGTTGGTATGCCTGCAATTGAAAGTAATACCATCAATGGAAAGATTTACGGAGTACCTCCTGAGAATCAGGCTTTCGGATACTTCTACAACAAGGAGATGTTCAAGAAGGCTGGTATCAAACCTGCTGAGACCTGGGGGGAATGGATGGACAACCTGGAGAAACTGAAGCGGGCTGGCTACATCCCTCTTACATTCTTCACAGGTGAGAACTCATGGACTACCCAGAATGTCCTCGTTTCGATTGTCGGAACTCAGAATGCAGAGTCCAATGCCATGATGAATTCCCAGGTAAAGATTGTTGAATGGGATACTCCTGAGATGGTCTATGGTCTTTCGCTTATCCAGAAGATGTTCCAGAACTACTGTTCTGAAGATGCTGTCGGTGGTGTCTATGCAAACGTAGCCAACTACTTCCTTCAGGAAAAGGCTGCAATCATGCCTAACGGTTCGTGGATGATTCCTGACTTTTCAAATCCTGACAAGGCTACACAAGCTTTCTTTGACAAGGTTGGTGTTTCAATGTTCCCGAACAGCGGAATGATTGCAAACTACGATTACGGCTACATGATCTGTACAAAGGATCCTAAGAAGCTTGAAGCCTGCTGGGAATTCATAAAGTGGTTCAACAATGCTGAAGCCCAGAGAATCAAGCTTGAAGTCGGTGGGTCATTTCCAATCGGACCTAAGGTAGAGATTACCGACGATTTTAAGGCAAAGAATCCTCTTCTTGCAGATCTTGTTGCGCTCATGGGACAGGTGAAATACACCTATAAAACGATGAACAAGCTTGCCTATCCAAACCTCGTATATGATGGATTCCAGACAATCTATCCAGAACTCATCTACAACAAGATTACTCCGCAAGAGATGGTCTTGAAGATGACAGAGATCTCTAAGAAGAACTAA
- a CDS encoding response regulator transcription factor — MSYRILLAEDEQIVREGFDFLLDWDRLGCKIVKKVKDGNEAIEFLRSNPDKIDIVITDINMPILLDGNDLPGGLAVAKYIKDTLPRVQTVILTAYDNFSFAQNAIRFDVVDFVLKSDIDIFLPKAIEKAISEIESRNKDVLELEKAAMAVKKKKQENQYLLCMRSEALGVVSDSITSEDGRFLVLALEVNDSESGSGDCNCIRGDVQETFRSDTTIITFLSPRSCCILFFGSFKFADIRKQVIALRENLFSKAMLLLCASSHEVKNSDKISEATRSALDRLHTIRQDANWFLTNPLPLLKARTKTIAELTKARDYIEFKDLIDEYLAYDIGFPTLRLDMVKLVSALSDRYPSVQGKTDDQFISDIQYSQTRYRLRHIVCEYAYNHFRIAAPVVSTDNLLVKEALAYIKHNYTKPINLSMVANQLNVSDSYLGRTFKNEIGESLLHVLNELRIQFALLLLKNPSVKIFEVSSKSGFSDPNYFAHVFYRHTGMSPKEYQKKNTL; from the coding sequence ATGTCATACCGAATATTATTGGCTGAAGACGAACAGATTGTCAGGGAAGGATTTGATTTTCTCCTGGACTGGGATAGACTCGGATGCAAGATTGTGAAGAAGGTAAAGGATGGTAATGAGGCAATAGAATTCCTTCGCAGTAATCCTGACAAGATTGATATTGTGATAACCGATATCAATATGCCCATTCTCCTTGATGGCAATGACCTCCCGGGAGGACTGGCAGTAGCCAAGTATATCAAAGATACTCTTCCGCGGGTCCAGACAGTGATTCTCACCGCTTATGACAATTTTTCTTTCGCCCAGAATGCGATTCGGTTTGACGTAGTGGATTTTGTTCTGAAAAGCGATATTGATATATTTCTTCCAAAAGCCATTGAGAAGGCAATTAGTGAAATCGAAAGCAGGAACAAGGATGTTTTGGAGCTTGAGAAAGCCGCAATGGCAGTCAAAAAGAAAAAGCAAGAAAACCAGTATCTTTTGTGCATGCGTTCAGAAGCGCTTGGGGTTGTATCCGATAGCATCACATCCGAGGATGGCCGGTTTCTTGTCCTCGCTCTTGAGGTCAATGACAGCGAATCCGGATCCGGGGACTGTAATTGTATACGCGGTGATGTCCAGGAAACATTCAGGTCAGATACGACAATAATAACCTTTCTCAGCCCAAGATCCTGCTGTATTCTTTTCTTTGGCAGTTTCAAATTCGCTGATATTCGAAAACAGGTCATAGCTCTGAGAGAGAATCTTTTTTCAAAGGCAATGTTGCTTTTATGCGCTTCAAGTCATGAGGTGAAGAATTCCGATAAGATTTCTGAGGCCACAAGGAGCGCGCTGGATAGGCTTCACACTATCAGGCAGGATGCAAATTGGTTTTTGACCAATCCCCTGCCTCTGCTGAAGGCTCGTACAAAGACCATTGCGGAACTGACCAAAGCAAGGGACTATATAGAGTTCAAGGACCTGATTGATGAATACCTGGCCTACGATATAGGCTTTCCAACCCTGCGTCTTGATATGGTGAAGCTTGTCAGTGCACTTTCAGACCGATACCCTTCTGTGCAAGGAAAGACAGATGACCAGTTCATCAGCGATATTCAGTATTCCCAGACGCGCTATCGTCTCAGGCACATTGTCTGCGAATATGCCTACAACCATTTCCGGATAGCAGCACCTGTAGTGAGTACCGACAACCTTTTGGTAAAGGAGGCTTTGGCTTATATAAAGCATAACTATACAAAGCCTATCAATCTCAGTATGGTGGCAAACCAACTGAATGTAAGTGATTCCTATCTCGGAAGAACCTTCAAGAATGAAATTGGAGAGTCCCTTCTTCATGTCCTTAACGAGCTTCGTATACAGTTTGCCTTGCTGTTGTTGAAAAACCCTAGCGTCAAGATATTTGAAGTTTCTTCAAAAAGCGGTTTTAGTGACCCAAATTATTTTGCACACGTGTTTTACAGACATACAGGTATGAGCCCGAAGGAATACCAAAAGAAGAACACTTTGTAG
- a CDS encoding sugar ABC transporter substrate-binding protein yields the protein MKKVKGVMLFLVLMTMSVGMLFANGQSDKNDAANAMSVNGISIGVSIADQSNVFYIDILDGMQGAMKDGDRLIAMDAGFDVAKQISDIEDMIQQGVKVMLVDPVDSKAIKASLDACAKAGIPVIAYNSPVDDASAVTSTVASDNYMAGQLIGEELASVLGNQGEIAMLTYNVATVCLDRANGFIDAISKYNKMKIVESQEIQPGVDTALPVMENILQAYPNLTGVFALNDPSAIGSAAAVQSAGLLDQIKIVGVDGSADGKAAIRDGKMLASAAQHPVDIGKISVETAYKIIAGENVQANIKVPVELVTKANAQ from the coding sequence ATGAAAAAGGTAAAAGGGGTTATGTTGTTTCTCGTTTTAATGACGATGAGTGTTGGTATGCTTTTTGCCAACGGACAGTCAGATAAAAATGATGCAGCAAATGCAATGTCTGTAAATGGTATTTCAATCGGTGTGTCTATTGCTGATCAGTCCAATGTCTTCTACATAGATATTTTGGATGGTATGCAGGGAGCTATGAAGGATGGCGATCGGCTTATTGCAATGGATGCTGGCTTTGATGTTGCAAAACAGATTTCAGATATCGAAGATATGATTCAGCAAGGTGTGAAAGTAATGCTTGTCGACCCGGTCGATTCAAAGGCTATTAAGGCATCTCTTGATGCATGTGCTAAAGCTGGAATTCCTGTTATTGCATATAATTCTCCTGTTGATGATGCGAGTGCTGTTACGTCCACTGTAGCCTCAGATAACTATATGGCTGGTCAGCTGATCGGTGAAGAACTTGCTTCTGTACTTGGCAATCAAGGAGAGATTGCAATGTTGACATACAATGTTGCTACAGTATGTCTTGATCGTGCAAATGGTTTTATTGATGCTATTTCAAAATACAATAAAATGAAAATTGTTGAATCGCAAGAAATTCAACCTGGGGTAGATACAGCTTTACCTGTAATGGAAAATATTCTTCAAGCATATCCAAATCTGACCGGAGTTTTTGCATTGAATGATCCTTCTGCTATTGGAAGTGCTGCGGCTGTCCAGAGTGCTGGATTACTTGATCAGATCAAGATTGTTGGCGTTGATGGATCCGCTGATGGAAAAGCCGCTATTCGTGACGGTAAGATGTTGGCTTCTGCTGCTCAGCACCCAGTAGATATTGGGAAAATCAGTGTTGAGACGGCCTATAAAATTATTGCAGGCGAGAATGTACAAGCAAATATTAAAGTGCCTGTTGAGCTGGTTACCAAAGCGAATGCACAGTAA
- a CDS encoding substrate-binding domain-containing protein, which yields MSKTNLYLNIYLDLLEQLKSPIYKVGDEIPTAVELASLYSVSRPTIHKALKQLQDDGLIKSRAGQGSRLIKKPKKEASENKIFGLIFPLLRMEGFFSRLAVSIASLSEKYNYNILWGGSFFQGSIDFNSLSKLTDLYIEQKVDGIFMSPVELTNDRYDINTFLLNKLERAGIQTILIDAGVTEFPENIGHDIISIDNYRAGYTLAQHMLSNGSNRIDFFTMPNVGRTVRMRLMGVQSALIDAGIYPQKDWVHLITEEDNLEVKLKSMGSKNIITSNDFLAVKIMKIIQGKSFSFPEDFRIAGFDGSYIASEHTPRLTTINQPCEELAALAVIDMFDRLKNPSKPPSQILSNFELIIGEST from the coding sequence TTGTCGAAAACAAATCTTTACTTGAATATCTATCTAGACCTTTTGGAGCAATTAAAAAGTCCAATCTATAAGGTCGGAGATGAAATTCCTACAGCTGTAGAACTTGCAAGCCTTTACTCAGTTTCTCGCCCCACAATTCACAAAGCTCTTAAACAACTTCAAGACGATGGTCTAATAAAAAGTAGAGCGGGACAGGGTAGCCGGTTAATTAAAAAACCAAAAAAAGAAGCCTCAGAAAACAAAATATTCGGTTTGATATTCCCTCTACTGCGAATGGAGGGCTTCTTTAGCCGATTAGCAGTTTCTATTGCAAGTTTATCAGAAAAGTATAATTACAATATCCTTTGGGGAGGTAGTTTCTTCCAGGGTTCTATTGATTTCAATAGTTTATCCAAACTAACCGATTTATATATTGAACAGAAAGTTGATGGAATATTTATGTCCCCAGTTGAATTAACAAATGATCGGTATGATATTAATACATTTCTACTGAACAAGCTTGAGAGAGCAGGTATACAAACGATATTAATTGATGCAGGAGTCACTGAATTTCCTGAAAACATTGGACATGATATAATATCTATTGATAATTATAGGGCAGGATACACATTAGCCCAGCATATGTTATCAAATGGATCAAATAGAATTGACTTTTTTACTATGCCGAATGTAGGACGTACAGTACGTATGCGACTTATGGGCGTACAGAGTGCACTTATCGATGCAGGAATATATCCGCAAAAAGATTGGGTACACTTGATAACCGAAGAAGATAATTTGGAAGTAAAACTGAAATCCATGGGATCGAAAAATATCATCACATCCAATGATTTTCTCGCAGTAAAGATTATGAAAATCATACAAGGCAAATCATTTTCTTTTCCAGAAGATTTTAGAATTGCTGGGTTCGATGGATCTTACATTGCATCAGAACATACTCCTAGGCTTACAACAATTAACCAGCCATGTGAGGAATTAGCTGCCCTTGCAGTCATAGATATGTTTGACCGCTTAAAAAATCCATCTAAGCCCCCAAGCCAGATACTCTCAAACTTTGAGCTCATAATTGGGGAATCAACCTAA